Sequence from the Gemmatimonadales bacterium genome:
CCCTCACGGCTATCCCCTCGACGCGCCGGCCGATCCGGCGCGGCAGCACGCGGTGATCGAAGCGGCGCTCCGGGTGCTCGAGGCCGGGGAGCTACGCCCCCCCGTGCTCGTCGAGTATCGCGTGGAGGACGCCGAGGCCACGGGCCGGGTTCCGAGCTCAGAATGCTGACGCGGTGCGGCCTTGCGGTACTCGCCTCGGTCCTCGTGGCCACGGCCGGCGCGGCGCAGGAATGGCGCACCGACTTCAGCCGCCACACTGTGCCGCTCGAGGAAATCGTGTCCGGCGGTCCTCCCAAGGATGGAATCCCGGCCATTGACCGACCGGCGTTCGAGTCGGTCGCGGAGGCGGACCGCTGGCTGGCCGAGCGAGAGCCGGTGATCGTCATGGAAATCGGGGACGAGGTGCGCGCCTACCCGCTCCAGATCCTCATCTGGCACGAGATCGTCAACGATATCGTGGGCGGCGAGCCCGTGACGGTGACGTTCTGCCCCCTGTGCAACACCGCGCTGGCATTCGACAGGGAAGTGGACGGGCGGGTGCTCGACTTCGGCACGACCGGTCGCTTGCGTCACTCGGACCTGGTGATGTACGATCGCCAGACCGAGAGCTGGTGGCAGCAGGCGACCGGCGAGGCGATCGTGGGCGCGTACGCGGGCCGCCGGCTGCGCTTCATCGCGGCGCCAGTGACGAGCTGGCGGGAGTTCAAGGTGGCCAACCCGCAGGGCCGCGTGCTCTCGCGGCGCACCGGTGTCAACCGCCCGTACGGGCGCAACCCGTACGAGCGCTACGACAGCCGCTCCTCACCGCTCTCGGGCTTCTTTCGCGGCGACACGGACGCCCGACTGCCGGCGATGGAGCGCGTGGCGGCCCTCGATCTGAATGGGCAGGCCGTGGCCATCGCGTTCTCGCTC
This genomic interval carries:
- a CDS encoding DUF3179 domain-containing protein → MLTRCGLAVLASVLVATAGAAQEWRTDFSRHTVPLEEIVSGGPPKDGIPAIDRPAFESVAEADRWLAEREPVIVMEIGDEVRAYPLQILIWHEIVNDIVGGEPVTVTFCPLCNTALAFDREVDGRVLDFGTTGRLRHSDLVMYDRQTESWWQQATGEAIVGAYAGRRLRFIAAPVTSWREFKVANPQGRVLSRRTGVNRPYGRNPYERYDSRSSPLSGFFRGDTDARLPAMERVAALDLNGQAVAIAFSLLRTRSVINERVGDVPIVVQWLPGTASALDAGNVRDGRDVGATAVFDRRVNGRTLTFDPADGDGVRDRETHSHWDRTGRATSGPLAGRRLVAVPHGNHFWFAWAAFRPDARLVR